The Drosophila biarmipes strain raj3 chromosome 2L, RU_DBia_V1.1, whole genome shotgun sequence genome has a window encoding:
- the LOC108033704 gene encoding calphotin: protein MAGKLLTVFSLLALAGSCLGGFAATYAGYHPAYATYQAPAAVYHAAPVAQAAVYHQAAPVFAKAVVPAAPVYTRSYALPTPVVRTVAAPLPVAAPVVKAVAPVVAAAPALKQVELESSPRYDFSYGVHDSITGDIKSQVETRDGGNVVGSYSVLDADGFKRTVTYTADDVNGFNAVVQREPVVAARAVVPAVAPAVVSAPAPLPVHVPAPVASLPAPIYYPHQQTLFAPQQQVQQVAEQQSEVVEAPAATQPELEPTPIDYNEGQQQQQEQQQQQEHQGQTYPQDQQFPPFSPAGQSSPAPDSDDSDVVEARSAPESNSSTTSTTAAPVAEDNQKTA, encoded by the exons ATGGCAGGCAAA CTCCTGACAGTGTTCTCCCTCCTGGCCCTCGCTGGATCCTGCCTTGGAGGCTTCGCGGCCACCTATGCGGGTTACCACCCGGCCTACGCCACCTACCAGGCTCCGGCTGCCGTCTACCACGCCGCTCCCGTGGCCCAGGCGGCTGTCTACCACCAGGCTGCTCCGGTTTTCGCCAAGGCAGTGGTGCCAGCTGCTCCCGTGTACACCAGATCCTATGCCCTGCCTACTCCAGTGGTCAGGACTGTGGCTGCTCCTCTTCCAGTGGCTGCTCCTGTGGTCAAAGCCGTAGCCCCCGTGGtggctgctgctccagctcTCAAGCAGGTGGAGTTGGAGTCCTCGCCGCGGTATGACTTCTCCTACGGCGTCCACGACAGCATCACCGGGGACATCAAGAGCCAGGTGGAGACCCGCGATGGCGGCAATGTGGTGGGATCCTACTCCGTCCTGGATGCCGATGGTTTCAAGCGCACGGTCACCTACACCGCCGACGATGTCAATGGATTCAATGCCGTGGTCCAGAGGGAGCCAGTGGTGGCTGCCCGTGCTGTGGTCCCAGCCGTGGCTCCAGCTGTGGTctcagctcctgctcctctgCCCGTCCATGTGCCCGCTCCCGTGGCCTCGCTGCCCGCCCCTATCTACTATCCCCACCAGCAGACGTTGTTTGCCCCCCAGCAGCAGGTGCAACAGGTGGCCGAGCAGCAGAGTGAGGTGGTGGAGGCTCCTGCGGCCACTCAGCCAGAGCTGGAGCCCACGCCCATCGACTACAACGAgggtcagcagcagcagcaagagcagcagcagcagcaggagcatcAGGGGCAGACCTATCCCCAGGACCAGCAGTTCCCGCCCTTCTCGCCGGCTGGCCAATCCTCTCCAGCTCCCGACAGCGATGACTCCGATGTGGTCGAGGCACGCTCTGCCCCTGAGTCGAACAGCAGCACCACCTCCACCACCGCGGCTCCAGTCGCGGAGGATAACCAGAAGACAGCCTAA
- the LOC108034915 gene encoding importin subunit alpha, protein MSRADSNSRQGSYKSNTINTQDSRMRRHEVTIELRKSKKEDHMFKRRNINEEDLTSPLKELNGQSPVQLSVDEIVAAMNSEDQERQFLGMQSARKMLSRERNPPIDLMIGHGIVPICIRFLQNTTNSMLQFEAAWALTNIASGTSDQTRCVIEHNAVPHFVALLQSKSTNLAEQAVWALGNIAGDGAAARDIVIHHNVIDGILPLINNETPLSFLRNIVWLMSNLCRNKNPSPPFEQVKRLLPVLSQLLLSQDIQVLADACWALSYVTDDDNSKIQAVVDSDAVPRLVKLLQMDEPSIIVPALRSVGNIVTGTDQQTDVVIASGGLPRLGLLLQHNKSNIVKEAAWTVSNITAGNQKQIQAVIQAGIFQQLRNVLEKGDFKAQKEAAWAVTNTTTSGTPEQIVDLIEKYKILKPFIDLLDAKDPRTIKVVQTGLSNLFALAEKLGGTENLCLMVEEMGGLDKLETLQQHENEEVYKKAYAIIDTYFSNADDEAEQELAPQEVNGALEFNATQPKAPEGGYTF, encoded by the exons ATGAGCAGGGCGGATTCGAACTCGCGACAGGGCTCCTACAAGTCCAACACCATCAACACGCAG GACTCGCGCATGCGCCGCCATGAGGTGACCATCGAGCTGCGCAAGTCCAAGAAGGAGGACCACATGTTCAAGCGGCGCAACATCAACGAGGAGGACCTCACCTCGCCGCTGAAGGAGCTCAATGGCCAGTCGCCGGTGCAGCTGTCCGTGGACGAGATTGTGGCGGCCATGAATAGCGAGGATCAGGAGCGCCAGTTCCTGGGCATGCAGTCTGCCCGCAAGATGCTCAGCAGGGAGCGCAATCCTCCCATTGACCTGATGATCGGCCATGGCATAGTGCCCATTTGCATACGCTTCCTGCAGAACACCACCAA CTCCATGCTGCAGTTCGAGGCCGCCTGGGCCCTGACCAACATCGCCTCCGGCACCTCTGACCAGACGCGCTGCGTCATCGAACACAATGCAGTGCCGCACTTCGTGGCTCTGCTCCAGTCCAAGTCCACCAATCTGGCCGAGCAGGCCGTCTGGGCTTTGGGTAACATTGCCGGAGATGGAGCCGCAGCCCGCGACATTGTCATCCACCACAATGTGATCGACGGCATCCTGCCGCTGATCAACAACGAGACACCGCTCTCCTTTCTGCGCAACATCGTCTGGCTGATGTCGAATCTGTGCAGGAACAAGAACCCTTCGCCGCCCTTCGAGCAGGTGAAGCGCCTGCTGCCCGTCCTCTCCCAGCTCTTGTTGAGCCAGGACATCCAGGTGCTGGCCGACGCCTGCTGGGCTTTGTCCTATGTTACAGACGATGACAACAGCAAGATCCAGGCGGTGGTCGACTCGGATGCAGTTCCACGCCTGGTCAAACTGCTGCAAATGGACGAGCCGAGCATCATTGTGCCCGCTCTGCGCAGCGTCGGCAACATCGTAACCGGAACAGATCAACAG ACTGACGTAGTGATTGCCTCTGGAGGACTGCCCAGACTAGGACTTCTCCTACAgcacaacaaaagcaacaTTGTCAAGGAGGCTGCCTGGACGGTCAGCAACATCACGGCAGGTAACCAGAAGCAGATCCAGGCCGTCATTCAGGCCGGTATCTTCCAGCAGCTGCGCAACGTGCTGGAGAAGGGCGACTTCAAGGCCCAGAAGGAGGCTGCCTGGGCAGTGACCAACACCACGACGTCGGGCACTCCCGAACAGATCGTGGATCTTATCGAAAAGTACAAAATCCTAAAGCCATTTATCGATCTGCTGGACGCAAAGGATCCGCGTACCATCAAGGTAGTGCAGACGGGCCTCTCCAACCTATTCGCTCTGGCCGAGAAACTTGGCGGCACCGAAAACCTGTGCCTAATGGTCGAGGAGATGGGCGGCCTGGACAAGCTGGAAACTCTGCAGCAGCACGAGAACGAGGAGGTCTACAAGAAGGCGTACGCCATCATCGACACTTACTTTAGCAACGCCGACGACGAGGCCGAGCAGGAGCTGGCACCGCAGGAGGTCAACGGAGCCCTGGAGTTCAATGCCACCCAGCCCAAGGCTCCCGAGGGTGGCTACACGTTCTAG